Proteins from a genomic interval of Clostridium sp. 'deep sea':
- the nth gene encoding endonuclease III: MITENQKKILQKLEQKYGSPGTELNYNTPLELLIATILSAQCTDVRVNKTTEILFKKYKNVYEYANAIVDELSQIIKPCGLYKNKTKFIINSCKTIIENFAGEVPKTRNELQTLPGVGRKTANVVIANAFNQDAIAVDTHVFRVSKRLGLAISEQVLKVEQELMQVIPKQKWSDAHHWLIYHGRETCKARKPLCKECLLVELCPYTDKQI, encoded by the coding sequence ATGATAACAGAGAATCAAAAAAAGATTTTGCAAAAACTAGAGCAAAAGTATGGATCTCCTGGCACTGAACTTAATTATAATACACCCCTAGAACTCTTAATTGCCACCATATTGTCTGCACAGTGTACCGATGTAAGGGTTAATAAAACCACAGAAATTTTATTTAAAAAATATAAAAACGTTTATGAGTATGCAAACGCCATTGTAGATGAACTATCGCAGATTATTAAGCCCTGTGGTTTATATAAAAATAAAACTAAATTTATTATAAATAGTTGTAAAACAATTATAGAAAACTTTGCTGGTGAGGTGCCAAAAACACGCAACGAGTTACAGACTCTGCCTGGTGTAGGACGTAAAACAGCAAATGTTGTTATTGCTAATGCCTTTAATCAAGACGCGATAGCGGTTGATACACACGTATTTAGAGTGTCTAAACGATTAGGACTTGCTATCAGCGAGCAGGTTCTTAAGGTAGAGCAAGAGCTAATGCAGGTGATTCCCAAACAAAAATGGTCGGATGCTCATCATTGGTTAATTTATCATGGTAGAGAAACATGTAAAGCTCGTAAACCTCTTTGTAAAGAATGTTTACTAGTAGAGTTATGTCCATATACAGATAAGCAAATTTAA
- a CDS encoding DMT family transporter → MGQLIYAIIIAAIAGGLMAFQGSMNSTLSKTAGLLGATLVVHVIGLITIIPLLFFFKNSWDGLKHVFEAPKYAYLGGIISVAIIYLVASSISKSGMVSATTAIIGGQITTAVLIDSFGWFGIDKCPLTLWKILGIIFLGLGTYLTIKPS, encoded by the coding sequence ATGGGACAATTAATCTATGCAATTATTATTGCTGCCATTGCAGGTGGGCTGATGGCATTTCAGGGTTCAATGAACTCAACATTGAGTAAAACTGCTGGCTTATTAGGAGCTACTTTAGTAGTACACGTTATTGGTTTAATTACTATAATTCCTCTCTTGTTTTTTTTCAAAAATAGTTGGGACGGTTTAAAACATGTGTTTGAGGCTCCCAAATATGCCTATTTAGGAGGCATTATTTCGGTTGCAATAATATATCTTGTGGCAAGCTCAATTAGTAAGAGCGGCATGGTTTCGGCAACTACGGCTATAATTGGTGGACAAATTACAACTGCTGTTTTAATTGATTCTTTTGGATGGTTTGGAATAGATAAATGCCCCTTAACTTTATGGAAAATACTTGGTATCATATTTCTTGGGTTAGGAACATATTTAACCATTAAACCATCTTAA
- a CDS encoding threonine synthase translates to MKLHCFCCKKDYSLEKAIWRCDCGNYLKLIDINANGLKQSLINNSEVGFWRYKNVMPFISHNISIGEGITPLSKVCFDNRDYFMKLDYLLPTGSYKDRGVATMVSQLKQWNLDFVVEDSSGNAGSSVAAYCSKANIKCDVYIPDYTSQGKAAQIEMYGANLVKVAGTREDTRNSAVAAGEKSFYASHNWSPFFEHGVKTYVYEIWEQLNRQLPDIIVAPCGNGSLITSAYIAINELLNAGLASKRPKIVAVQTENCAPLALAWQQGKHKRVSIIKKETIAEGISSAEPLKDRDILEAVVNTNGCFVTVSDSEVWQALLELAKQGILIEPTSATAPAALKKLNAQGYFKKNDSIVVELTGNGLKATDKILKLQSKK, encoded by the coding sequence ATGAAATTACACTGTTTTTGTTGTAAAAAAGACTATTCTTTGGAAAAAGCCATTTGGAGATGTGATTGTGGAAATTATTTAAAGCTCATTGATATAAATGCCAATGGATTGAAGCAATCTTTAATTAATAATAGTGAAGTGGGATTTTGGCGTTACAAGAATGTTATGCCTTTTATAAGTCATAATATTAGCATTGGCGAAGGCATTACCCCTCTAAGTAAAGTTTGTTTCGATAATAGAGATTATTTTATGAAACTCGACTATCTCTTACCTACAGGTTCTTACAAAGACCGAGGTGTAGCTACTATGGTGAGTCAACTAAAACAATGGAATTTAGATTTTGTAGTTGAAGACTCCTCGGGAAATGCTGGTTCCAGTGTGGCTGCCTATTGTAGTAAAGCGAACATAAAATGTGATGTATATATTCCAGACTACACCTCACAAGGCAAAGCAGCGCAAATTGAAATGTATGGAGCAAATTTAGTTAAGGTAGCTGGCACTAGAGAAGATACTAGAAACAGTGCTGTTGCAGCAGGAGAAAAGAGCTTTTATGCTAGCCATAATTGGAGCCCATTCTTTGAACATGGTGTAAAAACATATGTGTACGAAATATGGGAGCAACTGAATAGGCAGTTACCAGATATTATTGTTGCTCCTTGTGGCAATGGTAGTTTAATTACTTCTGCCTATATTGCTATAAATGAATTACTAAACGCAGGTTTGGCATCAAAAAGACCTAAAATAGTGGCTGTACAAACTGAAAACTGTGCTCCCCTAGCATTGGCATGGCAACAAGGCAAACATAAACGTGTAAGCATTATAAAAAAAGAGACAATTGCTGAAGGTATTAGCAGTGCAGAGCCACTCAAAGATAGAGACATACTTGAAGCTGTAGTTAATACAAATGGCTGTTTTGTTACAGTAAGTGATTCTGAGGTATGGCAGGCACTTTTAGAACTTGCTAAACAAGGAATATTAATTGAACCTACAAGCGCAACTGCTCCTGCTGCCCTTAAAAAGCTTAATGCACAGGGTTATTTTAAGAAAAACGATTCAATAGTTGTAGAACTCACTGGAAATGGATTAAAAGCTACTGATAAAATATTAAAACTACAAAGCAAAAAATAA
- a CDS encoding DUF4300 family protein translates to MKKLVTLLMVVLTISTFTSCSLKKDTVTSGADDKLVYSNLIDEESKVMLGSVLKKAEIDQNHIDGALSLINDYNKHMTVFNEADKDYMEESDLFAFQSGFTTTEDSYINYGDYYFQMKKWYNGRDYNDAYCRTLAFLLMQDAIQVESPLKKEHWGVSNEDDFLYGDYATLTDYELVDIKEDKYPAYFTLFHPVFDTDKKEGFVKQIQDQWKKFAVSFDNSAASLITIWSVIEKESGVKIEHSHVGVLIENDDGLLFIEKTNPLAPYQMTKFSTTEQLKQYLVDTSTACYEKYDLPVPEMIVLRNDNEI, encoded by the coding sequence ATGAAGAAACTCGTTACATTACTAATGGTAGTTTTAACAATATCCACATTTACTAGTTGTAGTTTGAAAAAAGATACTGTAACTTCTGGTGCAGACGATAAACTTGTATATTCAAATTTAATTGATGAAGAATCAAAGGTTATGTTAGGCAGTGTTTTGAAAAAAGCAGAAATTGACCAAAATCATATTGATGGCGCATTAAGCTTGATTAACGATTACAATAAACATATGACCGTATTCAATGAAGCTGATAAAGACTACATGGAGGAAAGTGATCTTTTTGCATTTCAAAGCGGCTTTACAACCACGGAGGACAGTTATATCAATTATGGAGATTACTATTTCCAGATGAAAAAATGGTATAACGGTCGTGACTATAATGATGCCTATTGTCGTACGCTGGCATTCTTGTTGATGCAGGACGCAATACAGGTAGAGTCTCCCCTTAAAAAGGAGCATTGGGGTGTTTCGAATGAAGATGATTTTTTATATGGTGACTATGCCACATTAACAGACTATGAATTGGTTGACATTAAGGAGGACAAATATCCTGCATATTTCACTCTGTTTCACCCTGTGTTTGACACAGACAAAAAGGAAGGTTTTGTAAAGCAAATACAGGATCAATGGAAAAAATTTGCAGTGTCCTTTGATAACAGTGCTGCTTCTCTTATTACCATTTGGTCTGTAATTGAAAAAGAGAGTGGTGTGAAGATTGAGCACTCCCACGTAGGTGTTTTAATTGAGAATGATGATGGATTGTTATTTATTGAAAAAACAAATCCATTGGCACCTTATCAGATGACAAAGTTTTCAACCACAGAACAGCTAAAGCAATATTTGGTTGATACGTCAACTGCCTGTTATGAAAAATATGATTTGCCTGTTCCAGAGATGATTGTACTTAGAAACGACAATGAAATATAA
- a CDS encoding flavodoxin family protein, producing the protein MNIIVINASSATNGHTDVAVKTYLKVFKNKANIKHYDLRNLNYSGCIDCKSCYKTGECIFKDDITELYHDYDIADIVIVATPIYFLSVSSQLKAVIDRTQAIWSSKYKLNKSIIDKNKKRFAVFIATAGSDLASNANLGARAVINMYFKAINAKYTDEIIIYNTDNLALNKNNTEQLNLVNKSEQMFKIISKIM; encoded by the coding sequence ATGAATATTATAGTAATTAATGCTAGTTCAGCAACAAATGGGCATACCGATGTTGCCGTAAAAACATATTTAAAAGTGTTTAAGAACAAAGCTAATATTAAGCATTATGACCTACGAAATTTAAATTATAGCGGATGTATAGATTGTAAAAGTTGCTACAAAACTGGTGAGTGTATTTTTAAAGATGATATTACAGAGTTATACCATGATTATGATATTGCAGATATTGTAATAGTAGCTACTCCTATCTATTTTTTATCTGTAAGCTCCCAACTTAAAGCAGTTATAGACCGTACCCAAGCTATTTGGTCAAGTAAATACAAACTCAACAAATCTATTATTGATAAAAATAAAAAGCGATTTGCTGTATTTATTGCCACTGCTGGATCAGATTTAGCAAGTAATGCAAATTTAGGGGCTAGAGCTGTAATAAATATGTATTTTAAAGCAATTAATGCAAAATATACTGATGAAATAATAATATATAATACAGATAATCTTGCTCTTAACAAAAATAATACTGAACAACTAAATCTAGTAAACAAAAGTGAGCAAATGTTCAAAATTATTAGTAAAATAATGTAG
- a CDS encoding MFS transporter, translating into MKIIREYLYQWKSFNKNIRSFLIFDLCNQLSISVYVLYFPRYLLELGHQEDLYGSLMGTATIMTAIFAIFAGIISDRIGRRNSLIAGIGVSKITFITRAFIVFIPVLYGSHVIHGIFIALYMSTVSPFIYENATPENRIHAYSIRGIFMRVSNIFGNLLGGLLPLAILQFAPNISTIVVYRIIFTFSLVIALFGFLQLFAMKPSEAESQLSKKEKKGFIAEIKSLPKDDLAFIFKFVLVRGSIMFGAGMFLPFMNTFFLKRFGAGPETTGLIFSISNFAVILGITLAPSICDKLGMEKAIVITRIFSFPMFIIMGFVPSLWAVAIAYMARNTFQQMSGPLQDTFIMSGLNKQTRATANGILNAAGNGARSIAMFVAGYIIVTVGYSYLFVIALVFYIISTIFFYKFFIYDPKRKKRMGVAGSEL; encoded by the coding sequence ATGAAAATAATTAGAGAATATTTGTATCAATGGAAGTCGTTTAACAAAAATATTAGATCATTTTTGATATTTGACTTATGCAATCAGTTATCTATTTCAGTTTATGTTCTATACTTTCCAAGATATCTATTGGAGTTAGGGCATCAAGAGGATTTATATGGTTCTTTGATGGGAACGGCTACTATTATGACTGCTATTTTTGCTATTTTTGCTGGAATTATATCAGATAGAATTGGTAGAAGAAATAGCTTAATAGCTGGTATTGGTGTTTCTAAAATTACCTTTATAACCAGAGCCTTTATAGTTTTTATTCCTGTTTTATATGGATCACATGTAATACATGGAATTTTTATTGCTTTATATATGTCAACTGTTAGCCCATTTATATATGAGAATGCAACACCAGAAAATCGAATTCATGCTTATAGTATAAGAGGCATTTTTATGCGAGTTTCCAATATCTTTGGTAATCTGTTAGGAGGCTTACTGCCACTTGCAATTTTACAATTTGCTCCCAATATAAGCACTATTGTAGTATATAGAATTATATTTACTTTTTCATTGGTAATTGCTTTATTTGGATTTTTACAATTATTTGCTATGAAACCCTCTGAGGCTGAATCTCAATTATCGAAAAAAGAGAAAAAAGGATTTATTGCGGAGATTAAATCTTTACCTAAAGATGACTTGGCTTTTATTTTTAAATTTGTTTTAGTACGAGGTTCAATAATGTTTGGGGCAGGTATGTTTTTACCATTTATGAACACATTCTTTTTAAAAAGATTTGGGGCAGGGCCAGAAACCACTGGCTTAATATTTTCAATATCAAATTTTGCTGTAATACTTGGTATTACATTAGCACCTAGTATTTGTGACAAATTAGGTATGGAGAAGGCAATTGTAATAACCAGAATCTTCTCTTTCCCGATGTTTATTATAATGGGTTTTGTGCCCTCATTATGGGCAGTTGCTATTGCCTATATGGCACGAAATACCTTTCAACAAATGTCTGGTCCACTACAAGATACTTTTATAATGAGTGGCCTAAATAAACAAACTAGAGCTACGGCAAATGGTATATTAAATGCCGCTGGTAATGGAGCAAGGTCAATAGCTATGTTCGTTGCTGGTTATATTATTGTTACAGTAGGATACTCGTATTTATTTGTTATTGCGTTAGTTTTCTATATTATTTCAACCATCTTCTTCTATAAATTTTTCATATATGACCCTAAGAGAAAAAAAAGGATGGGAGTGGCAGGTAGTGAGCTCTAA
- a CDS encoding MATE family efflux transporter yields the protein MKDIKQNEAISQQQLRKNIFSMIWPATMESVLQMMVGIVATAMVGRLGATAIGAVGLGSRIGGIVWVIFSAIGTGATVFVARSIGAKDYNMAKKIALQALIIGVFLVLTFTILIFVFARPILEWFGTDGDLLNVALRFLKLNVWGMPFMAIMQIVGASLRGAGNTRTPMLIAFIMNIINIVVSYCFIFGNFGFPEIGVNGAAIGAIVAQATGAVIAIYVLYRPNAVISLRHLKKYEISFFDIKRILNIGVPVAAQSLFWQFATIIIMRWIVKFGTISLAAHQLGLTAESLSFMPGVGFSIAATAFVGQSLGNKDIKLAERYVKELRRWCLIMVTITASCLFFLPKLILGLFTDEIAVIELAKYYLMMMALIQFPQQVADVMIGALRGAGMTKRPMLYAGLGLWLIRVPFSYLFGVVLGYGVIGVWSAMLIDIVTRFFLNLHLFNKGTWKNAELIK from the coding sequence ATGAAAGACATAAAACAGAATGAGGCCATTAGTCAACAGCAACTTCGTAAAAATATTTTCAGCATGATTTGGCCTGCTACTATGGAATCAGTTTTACAGATGATGGTTGGTATTGTTGCAACTGCAATGGTAGGCAGATTAGGCGCAACTGCTATTGGGGCAGTAGGTTTAGGTAGCAGAATAGGTGGCATTGTATGGGTTATATTTTCTGCAATAGGTACTGGTGCTACTGTGTTTGTAGCAAGATCAATAGGTGCTAAAGACTACAACATGGCTAAAAAAATTGCCCTACAAGCATTGATAATTGGAGTATTTTTAGTATTAACATTTACCATTCTTATTTTTGTGTTTGCACGCCCAATTTTAGAGTGGTTTGGTACGGATGGTGATTTACTAAATGTAGCATTGCGGTTCTTAAAGCTAAACGTTTGGGGTATGCCGTTTATGGCAATTATGCAAATAGTTGGCGCCTCTTTAAGGGGTGCAGGAAATACCAGAACTCCTATGTTAATAGCTTTTATTATGAATATAATTAATATAGTAGTAAGTTATTGCTTTATATTTGGTAACTTTGGTTTCCCCGAAATTGGCGTGAATGGTGCTGCAATAGGTGCCATAGTAGCTCAAGCTACTGGTGCTGTAATTGCCATATATGTATTGTACAGACCAAATGCAGTAATTTCTTTGAGACATTTAAAAAAATATGAGATTTCCTTTTTTGATATAAAAAGAATTTTAAACATTGGAGTACCAGTAGCTGCTCAATCACTTTTTTGGCAGTTTGCTACAATAATTATAATGAGATGGATTGTTAAATTTGGAACAATCTCTTTGGCAGCACATCAACTTGGATTAACAGCAGAATCACTATCATTTATGCCCGGCGTTGGCTTTAGTATTGCTGCTACAGCCTTTGTGGGCCAAAGCTTGGGCAATAAAGATATTAAGTTAGCAGAACGTTATGTAAAAGAACTGCGTAGATGGTGTTTAATAATGGTGACTATAACTGCCTCATGTTTATTCTTTTTGCCAAAACTTATACTAGGCTTATTTACAGATGAAATTGCCGTAATAGAACTAGCAAAATACTATTTAATGATGATGGCATTAATACAGTTTCCTCAACAGGTAGCGGATGTAATGATAGGAGCCTTAAGAGGTGCTGGTATGACCAAACGCCCTATGTTATATGCTGGTTTAGGCTTATGGCTAATAAGAGTACCTTTCTCTTACCTTTTTGGAGTAGTATTGGGCTATGGAGTTATAGGGGTATGGTCTGCTATGTTAATAGATATAGTTACAAGATTTTTCTTAAACTTACATTTGTTTAATAAAGGAACTTGGAAGAATGCGGAGTTAATTAAGTAG
- a CDS encoding flavodoxin domain-containing protein, which yields MMFQIKDELYWVGIKDWGLKSFHGNHFLTPRGATYNSYLIKDEKIALVDAVFEPFADEFVEKLEREVGLENIDYIVCNHSETDHSGSLYRLMERIPDTPIYCTAKGVNIIKAQHHKDWDFVTVKTGDTLNLGKNTLTFIEAPMLHWPDTMMTYISGVNVLLSNDAFGQHYATSEFFNDEVDQCALYDETLKYYANILTPFGRLIPPKIKQLLDLNVPIDMIAPSHGLIWRDNPMQIVDQYLEWAKGYNDGSVLILFDTMWGNTEKMAQAIAEGVAKTGLSYKVVAADKLPHSDIVTEAFKAKGILMGSSTINNTMLGEIISLINEFKGMRFTGKHAAAFGSYGWSGEAPKLADQMLKDAKFKVDFEPLKVLFTPNEEQLEQCRKFGYDFAMSIK from the coding sequence ATTATGTTCCAAATAAAAGATGAACTATATTGGGTTGGTATAAAAGATTGGGGACTAAAATCTTTTCACGGTAATCACTTTTTAACACCAAGAGGTGCAACCTATAATAGTTATTTAATAAAAGATGAGAAAATTGCCTTAGTAGATGCAGTTTTTGAGCCATTTGCAGATGAGTTTGTAGAAAAATTAGAGCGTGAAGTTGGTCTCGAAAACATTGATTATATTGTTTGTAATCATTCAGAAACAGACCACAGTGGTTCCTTATATCGGTTAATGGAGCGCATACCTGATACCCCTATTTATTGTACAGCAAAGGGTGTAAATATAATTAAAGCACAGCACCACAAAGACTGGGATTTTGTTACTGTTAAAACAGGGGACACCTTAAATTTGGGTAAAAATACACTTACGTTTATAGAAGCACCTATGTTGCACTGGCCAGATACAATGATGACCTACATTAGCGGTGTTAATGTGTTGTTATCTAACGATGCCTTTGGCCAGCACTATGCTACATCTGAGTTCTTTAATGATGAGGTAGATCAGTGTGCATTGTATGATGAAACTCTCAAATACTATGCCAATATATTAACCCCATTTGGTAGGTTAATTCCTCCTAAAATTAAGCAACTCTTAGACTTAAACGTACCAATAGATATGATTGCTCCAAGCCATGGTTTAATTTGGAGAGATAATCCTATGCAAATTGTTGACCAGTACTTGGAATGGGCAAAGGGTTATAACGATGGCAGCGTATTGATATTATTTGATACTATGTGGGGCAATACTGAAAAAATGGCCCAAGCGATCGCGGAAGGTGTAGCAAAAACTGGGCTATCTTATAAAGTGGTAGCCGCAGATAAACTCCCCCATAGTGATATAGTTACAGAGGCATTTAAAGCTAAAGGTATTTTGATGGGTAGCTCTACCATAAATAATACCATGCTTGGTGAAATAATTTCTCTAATTAATGAGTTTAAGGGCATGCGTTTTACAGGCAAACACGCTGCTGCATTTGGTAGCTACGGCTGGAGTGGAGAAGCTCCAAAGTTAGCAGACCAAATGCTTAAAGATGCTAAATTTAAGGTAGATTTTGAGCCTTTGAAAGTGTTATTTACTCCAAATGAAGAGCAATTAGAGCAGTGTCGTAAGTTTGGTTATGACTTTGCTATGAGTATAAAATAG
- a CDS encoding pyridoxal phosphate-dependent aminotransferase, which translates to MKISKRAISIPASPIRKLIPFANEAKSKGTKVYHLNIGQPDIVTPSLMWDNIKKVENKVLAYGPSNGLLEFREKLSEYYAKFSVNVSPAEMIVTTGGSEALMFAMLVICNPDDEVLIPEPYYANYNGFGNLTQVNVKPITTYAENGFHLPTIQEIEKGITPRTKAILFSNPGNPTGVVYTKDELNMLIKIAKKHNLMLIADEVYREFVYEGEFTSLLSIPEAEQITIIADSISKRYSACGARIGCFVTKNKEVLDAAMKYAQARLCPPTLEQIGAIGALNVPHSYYEEILTEYRSRRDTVLDKINKVDGVICKQPKGAFYCIAKLPIDDCEKFAKWMLTDFNVDGKTTMVAPATGFYGTKGSGKDEVRIAYVLNNADLVKAMDILAEGIRVYKETFNV; encoded by the coding sequence ATGAAAATTTCTAAAAGAGCTATAAGTATCCCAGCATCACCGATTCGTAAACTAATTCCTTTTGCTAATGAAGCTAAATCCAAAGGCACAAAAGTGTATCATTTAAACATTGGTCAACCGGATATAGTAACGCCTTCTTTAATGTGGGACAACATTAAAAAAGTTGAAAACAAAGTGTTAGCTTATGGTCCATCTAATGGTTTATTAGAATTTAGAGAAAAGTTATCTGAGTACTACGCTAAATTCTCGGTAAACGTTTCACCCGCAGAAATGATAGTAACAACTGGTGGTAGTGAAGCGTTAATGTTTGCTATGTTAGTTATCTGTAACCCAGATGACGAAGTATTAATTCCTGAACCTTACTACGCAAACTATAATGGCTTTGGTAACCTAACCCAAGTCAATGTTAAACCTATTACAACTTACGCAGAAAATGGATTCCACTTACCAACAATACAAGAAATAGAAAAAGGTATTACACCTAGAACAAAGGCTATTCTTTTTAGTAACCCCGGAAATCCAACTGGCGTTGTTTACACAAAAGATGAACTTAACATGTTAATTAAAATTGCTAAAAAGCACAATCTAATGCTTATAGCAGATGAAGTTTACCGTGAGTTTGTTTATGAGGGAGAATTTACAAGTTTATTAAGCATACCAGAGGCTGAGCAAATTACTATAATTGCAGATAGTATTTCTAAACGTTATAGTGCTTGCGGTGCCAGAATTGGTTGTTTTGTTACAAAAAATAAAGAGGTTTTAGATGCTGCTATGAAGTATGCACAGGCTCGTTTATGCCCACCTACTTTGGAGCAAATTGGTGCTATAGGTGCTTTAAACGTTCCACATAGCTATTACGAAGAAATCCTAACAGAATATCGCTCACGCAGAGATACTGTACTAGATAAAATAAATAAAGTTGATGGAGTAATTTGTAAACAGCCAAAAGGCGCATTTTACTGCATTGCAAAACTACCAATAGATGATTGTGAAAAATTTGCAAAGTGGATGTTAACAGACTTTAATGTAGATGGGAAGACAACTATGGTTGCTCCTGCTACTGGTTTTTATGGAACCAAAGGCAGTGGCAAAGATGAAGTACGCATTGCTTATGTACTAAATAATGCAGATTTAGTAAAAGCAATGGATATTTTAGCCGAAGGAATTAGGGTCTATAAAGAAACATTTAATGTATAA